A DNA window from Rhizobium jaguaris contains the following coding sequences:
- a CDS encoding SAM-dependent methyltransferase, with protein sequence MSRLQAEDRRQNKGAAATSGIADWSLKRALSHIVTRGALTVTTASGRVLTFGDGSGQPVHVRFTDTRAQWAFLVDADLRLGELYMDDRFLVEQGSLYDFVAMMLREAQNSTHPLIARVIDHIRTRLRTFRHRNLPGRSKTNVAHHYDLDGRLYELFLDADRQYSCAYFEHPDQSLEEAQLAKKRHLAAKLLIEPDHSILDIGCGWGGLALHLAEQAPGGYVLGVTLSEEQHEYASKRVPANIDRSKGEVQFALRDYRSLTGHFDRIVSVGMFEHVGLASYRTFFRKCAELLEDDGIMVLHTIGCAATPGFTTPWLDKYIFPGGYIPALSEIVPEIEAAGLSVTDVEVLRLHYAWTLANWRERFMARWAEVAKLYDERFCRMWEYYLSTAEAAFRYEDLVVFQIQMSKRNDVVPVTRDYIARNEARRASKPDVELSGEGKANDVLVG encoded by the coding sequence ATGTCCCGATTGCAAGCTGAAGATCGTCGCCAAAACAAGGGCGCTGCCGCCACGTCCGGCATTGCGGACTGGAGCCTGAAGCGTGCGCTCTCGCATATCGTGACGCGGGGGGCGCTGACAGTGACGACTGCAAGTGGTCGCGTTCTGACATTCGGCGATGGCAGCGGCCAGCCGGTTCATGTCCGCTTTACCGATACGCGCGCGCAATGGGCCTTTCTGGTCGACGCCGATCTGAGGCTCGGCGAACTCTACATGGATGACCGTTTCCTTGTCGAGCAGGGCTCGCTCTACGATTTCGTCGCGATGATGCTGCGGGAGGCGCAGAACAGCACGCATCCGCTCATTGCCCGCGTGATCGACCATATTCGCACCCGGCTGCGGACTTTCCGTCACCGCAATCTGCCGGGGCGCTCGAAGACCAACGTCGCGCATCACTACGATCTCGACGGCCGGCTCTACGAACTTTTTCTGGACGCGGACCGGCAATATTCCTGCGCCTATTTCGAGCATCCCGATCAGTCCCTCGAAGAGGCGCAGCTGGCCAAGAAAAGGCACCTTGCGGCCAAGCTGTTGATCGAACCGGACCACAGCATTCTCGACATCGGCTGCGGCTGGGGTGGCCTTGCGCTGCATCTGGCCGAGCAGGCACCGGGCGGCTATGTGCTCGGCGTCACCCTGTCGGAAGAACAGCACGAGTATGCGTCGAAACGGGTGCCGGCCAACATCGACCGATCGAAGGGGGAGGTTCAGTTTGCGCTCAGGGATTACCGCAGCCTGACGGGTCATTTCGACAGGATCGTCTCTGTCGGCATGTTCGAGCATGTCGGCCTGGCATCCTATCGAACCTTCTTCCGCAAATGCGCCGAGTTGCTGGAGGATGACGGCATCATGGTGCTGCACACCATCGGCTGTGCGGCGACGCCAGGCTTCACCACCCCCTGGCTCGACAAATACATCTTCCCAGGAGGCTATATTCCGGCACTTTCGGAGATCGTTCCGGAAATCGAGGCTGCGGGATTGTCGGTTACCGATGTCGAGGTGCTGCGGCTGCACTATGCCTGGACGCTCGCCAACTGGCGCGAGCGTTTCATGGCACGCTGGGCGGAGGTGGCGAAGCTCTATGACGAACGCTTCTGCCGCATGTGGGAATATTATCTTTCGACTGCGGAGGCTGCGTTCCGCTACGAAGACCTCGTTGTCTTCCAAATCCAGATGAGCAAGCGCAACGACGTCGTCCCGGTTACCCGAGATTACATCGCTCGGAACGAAGCCCGCCGAGCTTCAAAACCGGATGTTGAACTTTCTGGTGAGGGTAAGGCCAATGATGTTCTGGTTGGGTGA
- a CDS encoding EamA family transporter produces MMSMRLSWLAVPVLNTLYQFFIKHGAAQLDGAAGADWLWQALASHWILAAIAAEIACFFIWMNVLAELDLSRAFPLSGISYVLIIATGWFVFGEPIVGLQVVGSGLILTGVWLIASAAGEASRQDGWDTKHNSLRVDTGKDR; encoded by the coding sequence ATGATGTCCATGCGCTTATCGTGGCTGGCCGTGCCGGTGTTGAACACGCTGTACCAATTCTTCATCAAGCACGGGGCCGCTCAATTGGACGGCGCGGCCGGCGCGGACTGGCTTTGGCAGGCGCTCGCATCGCACTGGATTCTGGCGGCGATCGCCGCCGAAATCGCTTGCTTCTTCATATGGATGAACGTGCTCGCCGAACTTGACCTGAGCCGGGCCTTTCCCCTTTCCGGCATCAGCTATGTGTTGATCATCGCCACCGGCTGGTTCGTCTTCGGCGAACCGATCGTCGGCCTGCAGGTGGTCGGAAGCGGGCTGATCCTGACCGGCGTCTGGCTGATCGCAAGCGCTGCCGGTGAAGCATCACGCCAGGATGGCTGGGACACGAAGCACAATTCGCTACGCGTCGACACAGGTAAGGATAGGTAA
- a CDS encoding GNAT family N-acetyltransferase, with amino-acid sequence MLQLSPSPSPAPARDPVAEVHFSIRAIGRDAWNACFQDEVEDYDCLLAIEEAGIEGFEWRYITVVEDGRVSAAMPAFLCPYALDTTLEEGALRRAVRRVRQRFPGFLTLRLACLGSPCTETGAVGFHPDVSPERREVLFAELLAFFEQLAVTEDCALMGLKDIPQPVAPALDGPLSARRYAMIGGLPTAWLDIDFKTIDEYLARLSSGTRKDMRRKLKSFAEVRVEIRTDFGDFLPEVMRLYHDTRNRSEWQFEELTAEYFEGILARMRGRSYCAFYFVEDRLLAANLIVHDGRVAVDKFFCMDGEEGRPYNLYFLSWFTNLRYCLEHGIGRYQSGQAYYENKVRLGSKLTANAMFFRHRNSILQKILRLASPLFSADEAG; translated from the coding sequence ATGCTGCAGCTGTCGCCTAGTCCTTCGCCGGCGCCAGCCCGCGATCCGGTTGCCGAGGTGCATTTCAGCATCCGCGCCATTGGACGCGATGCCTGGAATGCGTGCTTTCAGGATGAGGTCGAGGACTATGATTGCTTGCTGGCCATCGAGGAGGCCGGCATCGAAGGCTTTGAATGGCGTTACATCACGGTCGTTGAAGACGGACGGGTCAGCGCCGCCATGCCGGCGTTCCTCTGCCCTTACGCCCTGGATACGACGCTGGAAGAAGGCGCGCTGCGCAGGGCGGTGCGTCGCGTGCGGCAACGCTTCCCAGGCTTCCTGACGCTACGCCTTGCCTGTCTCGGTTCGCCCTGCACGGAAACGGGCGCGGTCGGTTTTCATCCTGATGTTTCGCCGGAGCGTCGCGAAGTGCTGTTTGCCGAGCTGCTGGCGTTCTTCGAACAGCTTGCGGTAACGGAAGATTGCGCGCTGATGGGCCTCAAGGACATTCCTCAGCCGGTTGCACCAGCGCTCGATGGCCCGCTCTCGGCTCGCCGTTACGCCATGATCGGCGGCTTGCCAACCGCCTGGCTCGATATCGATTTCAAGACGATCGACGAATATCTCGCCAGGCTCTCCTCCGGCACGCGCAAGGACATGCGCCGCAAGTTGAAATCCTTTGCCGAGGTCAGGGTCGAGATCCGCACGGATTTTGGCGATTTCCTGCCCGAGGTCATGAGGCTCTACCACGATACCCGCAATCGCAGCGAATGGCAGTTCGAGGAGCTCACGGCCGAATACTTCGAGGGAATCCTCGCCCGCATGCGCGGCCGCTCGTACTGCGCCTTCTATTTCGTCGAGGACAGGCTGCTCGCCGCCAATTTGATCGTCCATGACGGACGTGTCGCCGTCGACAAATTCTTCTGCATGGATGGCGAAGAGGGGCGGCCATACAATCTCTATTTCCTTAGCTGGTTCACCAATCTGCGCTATTGCCTGGAACACGGCATAGGCCGTTACCAGAGCGGCCAGGCCTATTATGAGAACAAGGTACGGCTTGGCAGCAAGCTGACCGCCAACGCCATGTTCTTCCGCCATCGCAATTCCATCCTCCAGAAAATACTGCGGTTGGCTTCGCCGCTGTTTTCGGCAGACGAGGCGGGCTAA
- a CDS encoding alpha/beta hydrolase: MKLDDGLSFFWEGSNGKGVLLIHGLTGAPAEMKLVARNLHRKGYSVYAPLLAGHGVDARTLRRSRWEDWLESVERASDFLAARTQQVFAAGICVGGKLSMLAAERRPETIRAVAIYSPCFHYDGWDVPFYYPLLSSQIGWLCRIPLIDRLNFRETASLGIKDERLRRLVEAMGGEGVLEKFPGRGLVEMHRLGKTLRNRLPQMRTPTLILHAEDDDLSHPRHARYISDHIGAPHELRWIKDSYHMIHVDRQHRQVANFTADFFEASHAAAVA, from the coding sequence ATGAAGCTAGATGATGGGTTGAGCTTCTTTTGGGAAGGCTCAAACGGAAAAGGCGTCCTGTTGATCCATGGGCTGACCGGGGCTCCGGCCGAGATGAAGCTGGTCGCCCGTAATCTCCATCGCAAGGGCTACAGCGTCTATGCACCGTTGCTGGCCGGCCATGGGGTCGACGCCAGGACCCTCCGGCGGTCGCGGTGGGAGGACTGGCTGGAGAGCGTCGAGCGGGCTTCGGATTTCCTTGCGGCGCGGACGCAGCAGGTCTTTGCAGCCGGTATCTGCGTCGGCGGCAAGCTTTCCATGCTGGCGGCCGAAAGGCGCCCGGAGACGATCCGTGCCGTGGCCATCTATTCCCCCTGCTTTCATTATGACGGCTGGGACGTCCCCTTCTACTATCCGCTGCTGTCGTCGCAGATCGGCTGGCTTTGCCGCATTCCTTTAATCGACCGTCTCAATTTTCGAGAGACGGCATCCCTCGGGATCAAGGATGAGCGGCTGCGCCGGCTGGTAGAGGCCATGGGCGGGGAGGGCGTTCTAGAGAAATTCCCCGGCAGAGGGCTCGTCGAGATGCATCGGCTGGGCAAGACCCTCAGGAATAGGTTGCCGCAGATGAGGACGCCCACGCTGATCCTGCACGCCGAGGACGACGATCTTAGCCACCCCAGGCATGCACGCTACATTTCCGACCACATCGGTGCCCCGCACGAGCTCAGATGGATCAAGGACAGTTATCACATGATCCATGTCGACCGTCAGCATCGGCAGGTCGCGAATTTCACCGCGGATTTCTTCGAGGCGAGCCATGCTGCAGCTGTCGCCTAG
- a CDS encoding fatty acid desaturase family protein codes for MKIFAHTRWDVAPVLAAVAHLVFDVYLIVGFESRPLWLSAVLGCLYAVSISWNINSISHNFIHTPYFKPRWMNYAFSLLESVAIGFSQTYYHWVHMRHHSGNSDRPDEKGDTIDLLSIYRHGRNGEPENVWSYTLLSFFRDSLGDIHKAIARNRPFDAKWGRFELFFFLGLAAIALIYDWKAVLFFVPFYYFGNCLSSLNGYYEHLNGDPEEPIAWGVSSYKSFYNWLWFGNGYHAEHHYRPRTHWTKLHTLHEQIKEEQEKGGTHVISTCHALGFMAKENRQAELSHEAR; via the coding sequence ATGAAAATCTTTGCTCATACCAGATGGGATGTGGCACCGGTTCTGGCCGCTGTCGCACATCTCGTTTTCGACGTCTATCTGATCGTGGGTTTCGAGAGCCGGCCATTGTGGCTTTCCGCTGTCCTCGGCTGCCTGTACGCCGTATCGATCTCGTGGAACATCAACAGCATATCCCATAATTTCATCCATACGCCCTATTTCAAGCCGCGCTGGATGAATTATGCGTTCAGCCTGCTGGAATCGGTCGCGATCGGTTTTTCGCAGACCTACTATCATTGGGTGCATATGCGCCATCATTCCGGCAACAGCGACCGGCCGGACGAAAAGGGCGATACGATCGATCTGCTGTCGATCTATCGCCACGGCCGCAACGGCGAGCCGGAGAATGTATGGTCCTATACGCTTCTGAGCTTCTTTCGCGACAGCCTTGGCGACATTCACAAGGCCATTGCCCGTAACCGCCCATTCGACGCGAAATGGGGCCGGTTCGAACTCTTCTTCTTCCTGGGGCTTGCCGCGATCGCGCTGATCTACGACTGGAAGGCCGTGCTGTTCTTCGTGCCCTTCTACTATTTCGGCAACTGCTTGTCGTCGCTCAACGGCTATTACGAACATCTGAATGGCGACCCGGAGGAGCCGATCGCCTGGGGCGTCAGCAGCTACAAGTCATTCTACAACTGGCTGTGGTTCGGCAACGGCTATCATGCCGAGCATCACTATCGGCCACGGACTCACTGGACGAAGCTGCACACGCTGCACGAACAGATCAAGGAAGAGCAGGAAAAGGGCGGCACGCACGTCATCAGCACCTGCCACGCGCTTGGCTTCATGGCCAAGGAAAACCGGCAGGCGGAGCTGTCTCATGAAGCTAGATGA
- a CDS encoding EamA family transporter, whose amino-acid sequence MSGSLTLPMLALILFCVLAETAREVCFKQAASENALLSALTKPVTWLGIVFWAVELLAWTAVLEHVPLSIAFPLMALSYVVIVFAGALIFKENINLRHATGVFLVTAGVACVGVTGL is encoded by the coding sequence ATGAGCGGCAGCCTGACCCTTCCCATGCTTGCGCTGATCCTTTTCTGCGTGCTGGCGGAAACGGCGCGCGAGGTCTGCTTCAAGCAAGCGGCAAGCGAAAACGCATTGCTCTCGGCGCTGACCAAGCCTGTCACATGGCTGGGTATCGTCTTTTGGGCGGTGGAGCTTTTGGCCTGGACCGCCGTGCTCGAGCACGTTCCTCTGTCCATAGCCTTTCCGCTCATGGCGTTGAGCTATGTCGTCATCGTCTTCGCCGGAGCCTTAATCTTCAAGGAAAACATTAACCTCCGCCACGCAACGGGCGTCTTTCTCGTGACCGCCGGCGTGGCCTGCGTGGGAGTAACCGGACTATGA
- a CDS encoding arginase: protein MQLLLLHLDDALELQPDFVRACKLAGACQHVDKETGTAVRLWSNQKALAELGRNIVKSTPAAGKDPQLCFMGSGDFHHVTALLLDGALERQSVAATLIHFDNHPDWVTFNGGMHCGSWVNSALAHRNIQKVITIGVCSRDLRSPERKGANLHWLGDGKLELYPYQHPPSRVLADYGSGASYRQEKGALHWRSISEIGEENFIDRMLSRIRTEAVYVTIDKDVLAADDAVTNWDQGRMRLPYLLALISEIGSRHRIIGADVIGDYSAPNYAGDFRTRLLKKAEIFIDQPHIRPKPETTRNINSAANHALLEVLAEYMA from the coding sequence GTGCAACTCCTTCTTCTTCATCTCGATGATGCGTTGGAGTTGCAGCCGGATTTCGTGCGCGCCTGCAAACTTGCGGGCGCGTGCCAGCACGTCGACAAGGAAACGGGCACAGCGGTACGACTCTGGAGCAACCAGAAGGCGCTTGCCGAACTCGGCCGCAATATTGTCAAGAGCACTCCCGCAGCTGGCAAGGATCCGCAGCTCTGTTTCATGGGGTCGGGCGACTTTCATCATGTGACGGCGCTGCTTCTTGACGGGGCTCTGGAGCGGCAGTCCGTTGCGGCGACGCTCATTCATTTCGACAATCATCCGGACTGGGTTACCTTCAACGGCGGCATGCATTGCGGCTCCTGGGTCAACAGCGCGCTTGCTCATCGCAATATCCAAAAGGTCATCACCATCGGCGTTTGCAGCCGGGACCTTCGCAGCCCCGAGCGCAAGGGAGCCAATCTACATTGGCTCGGCGACGGCAAGCTCGAACTCTACCCTTACCAACACCCGCCGAGCCGTGTGCTGGCCGATTATGGCAGCGGCGCCAGCTACCGACAGGAGAAGGGGGCACTGCACTGGCGATCCATTTCCGAGATCGGCGAGGAAAATTTCATTGACCGGATGCTGAGCCGAATTCGCACCGAGGCCGTCTACGTGACGATCGACAAGGACGTGTTGGCCGCAGACGACGCCGTGACGAACTGGGACCAGGGTCGGATGCGACTGCCCTATCTGCTGGCGCTGATCAGCGAGATCGGCAGCCGCCATCGCATCATCGGCGCCGATGTCATCGGTGACTATTCCGCCCCGAACTATGCCGGCGATTTCAGAACCCGGCTTTTGAAAAAGGCCGAGATTTTTATCGACCAGCCACATATCCGGCCGAAGCCCGAAACAACCAGGAACATCAACAGTGCCGCAAATCACGCGTTGCTGGAGGTCCTGGCGGAGTACATGGCATGA
- a CDS encoding aspartate aminotransferase family protein, giving the protein MKTNVAEAFSGETQLPVRSEAELRILEEAYCSHGDTVHYAAKPKFFEECDGSYVYDQAGTPFLDLQMWYSAVNFGYRNERLNAAAHRQLDRLPQVASQYLHREKVELAAMIAQDAERKFGRKGRVHFNVGGSQAVEDSLKLVRNYTGGKSLMFAFEGGYHGRTLGASAITSSYRYRRRYGHFGDRAQFIEFPYHFRGPKGMSKEEYGHHCVQKFARLFESEYNGVWDPKAGKSEYAAFYIEPIQGTGGYVIPPMNFFVELKKVLDDHGILLVVDEIQMGVYRTGKLWSIEHFGVSPDALVFGKAITNGLNPLSGVWAREEMINPEIFPPGSTHSTFASNPMGTAVALETMKMLEEEDFGAAIMAKGAYFLDGLKQLQKRHAIVGEVDGLGLALRMEICKDDSYTPDKATMDWLCDEGMKGDIQVGSKMYGLVLDVGGYHKNVITFAPNLLITREEIDLAIALLDQLLTRAARR; this is encoded by the coding sequence ATGAAAACCAATGTAGCCGAAGCCTTTAGTGGCGAGACGCAGTTGCCCGTCAGATCCGAGGCAGAGTTGCGTATCCTTGAGGAAGCCTATTGCTCCCATGGTGATACGGTCCACTACGCGGCAAAACCGAAATTCTTCGAGGAATGCGACGGTTCCTACGTCTACGACCAGGCCGGAACGCCGTTTCTCGATCTGCAGATGTGGTATTCCGCCGTCAATTTCGGCTATCGCAACGAACGCCTGAACGCCGCCGCACACCGGCAGCTCGACCGGCTGCCGCAGGTCGCCTCGCAATATCTGCATCGCGAAAAGGTGGAACTGGCAGCGATGATCGCCCAGGATGCAGAGCGCAAGTTTGGGCGCAAGGGTCGGGTTCATTTCAATGTCGGCGGCTCGCAGGCCGTCGAGGATTCGCTGAAGCTCGTACGTAACTACACCGGCGGCAAGAGTCTGATGTTCGCCTTCGAGGGCGGTTATCACGGCCGTACCCTCGGCGCCTCGGCCATTACCTCGAGCTATCGCTATCGCCGCCGCTACGGCCACTTCGGCGATCGGGCGCAGTTCATCGAGTTCCCCTATCATTTCCGCGGCCCGAAGGGCATGTCGAAAGAGGAATACGGACACCATTGCGTCCAGAAGTTCGCGCGCCTGTTCGAGAGCGAATATAACGGCGTCTGGGATCCGAAGGCCGGCAAGTCCGAATATGCCGCCTTCTATATCGAGCCGATCCAGGGCACCGGCGGCTACGTCATTCCGCCGATGAATTTCTTCGTCGAACTCAAGAAGGTGCTGGACGATCACGGCATTCTGCTCGTCGTCGACGAAATCCAGATGGGCGTCTACCGTACCGGCAAGCTCTGGTCCATCGAGCATTTCGGCGTTTCGCCCGATGCTCTCGTCTTTGGCAAGGCCATCACCAACGGACTCAACCCGCTTTCAGGCGTCTGGGCAAGGGAAGAGATGATCAATCCGGAGATCTTCCCGCCCGGCTCGACACATTCCACCTTCGCCAGCAACCCGATGGGGACCGCCGTGGCTCTCGAAACCATGAAGATGTTGGAAGAGGAGGATTTCGGCGCGGCCATCATGGCCAAGGGTGCCTATTTCCTCGATGGGCTGAAACAATTGCAGAAGCGCCATGCCATCGTCGGCGAAGTCGACGGGCTGGGCTTGGCCCTGCGAATGGAGATCTGCAAGGACGACAGCTACACGCCGGACAAGGCTACGATGGATTGGCTCTGCGACGAGGGCATGAAGGGCGACATCCAGGTCGGTTCCAAGATGTACGGCCTCGTGCTCGACGTCGGCGGCTACCACAAGAACGTCATTACCTTCGCGCCCAACCTGCTGATCACCCGCGAGGAGATCGATCTGGCGATCGCTCTGCTCGATCAGCTTCTCACGCGCGCAGCTCGGAGATAA
- a CDS encoding MtnX-like HAD-IB family phosphatase, which translates to MQVFCDFDGTISIEDATDMVLSRFAGSEWEDIEQQWKQGLIGSAECMRRQIALVQASRADLDTLLNTVSIDPGFEDFLSYCDRSDLPVTIVSDGVDYFIRHILARHGIEDLRIVANVLTHRFALGRDSYSLSPSPTAAGCMSGSGVCKCLVVKSAELQIYIGDGRSDFCVADKVDLVFAKDKLADYCDDRGIPFVGFENFADLLPKMEAILPSVAQERRALLNCKTA; encoded by the coding sequence ATGCAGGTGTTTTGCGATTTTGATGGAACCATATCCATCGAAGACGCGACGGATATGGTGTTGTCTCGTTTTGCCGGTTCCGAGTGGGAAGACATAGAACAGCAGTGGAAGCAGGGGTTGATCGGGTCGGCGGAGTGCATGCGCCGACAGATCGCTCTCGTCCAGGCGAGCCGGGCGGACCTCGACACGCTCCTGAACACGGTGTCCATCGACCCCGGCTTTGAGGACTTCCTGTCCTACTGCGACCGCAGTGATCTGCCCGTGACGATCGTCAGCGATGGTGTCGACTATTTCATTCGTCATATTCTGGCGCGCCACGGCATCGAAGACCTGCGGATTGTCGCCAACGTCCTCACCCATCGCTTCGCCCTTGGCCGAGACTCGTATTCTCTTTCTCCGTCGCCCACGGCAGCCGGCTGCATGTCCGGTTCAGGCGTCTGCAAATGCCTGGTTGTCAAAAGCGCCGAACTGCAGATCTACATCGGTGATGGGCGAAGCGATTTCTGTGTTGCCGACAAGGTCGACCTTGTCTTCGCAAAAGACAAGCTCGCCGATTATTGCGACGACCGCGGCATTCCCTTTGTCGGCTTCGAAAATTTCGCCGACCTGCTTCCAAAAATGGAAGCCATCCTTCCCAGCGTCGCACAGGAGCGCCGCGCGCTGCTGAATTGCAAGACCGCATAA
- a CDS encoding sensor histidine kinase — translation MNNSTLTRKLFFRIAPVVVVTIVVIGAFAFNSATREINNIYDAQLIDDANVIWNLLRRPMERAPDRSPKQIEDIDFNMDNQLAFNEDADDYADAHMFRAWADGHIRFYSSTAFPSDVPQQKEGFTTLTYNGEEWRVYSLPIPNTTMVMEIGEKIALRETLVSNIVLNLFFPLLVLVPVIGFLIWLGINSGLRTIHGLVRQIRTRSPDDLSAIPVEGLPRDLLPLGRSINQLLEKLGHSLTLERRFSDLAAHQLRTPQASVKLLLQMLGNSDSEQERQTIIADLVASNNRAIHLIEQLLRLARVSHHPLNPIPVQLHHLVASVLAEFGNIITSRQLDVSLDGGETAQVKTDESLLRMMISNLLDNAIKYTPVAGRIEVVITSESDLWRVSISDSGPGIPPDERAAVFQRFYRLDTLHTDGAGLGLAIVADTADRLAATIELSTPRWGGGLRVDLRLPKSR, via the coding sequence ATGAACAACTCCACGCTAACCCGCAAACTCTTCTTCAGGATCGCGCCGGTCGTGGTGGTGACGATCGTCGTGATCGGCGCCTTCGCGTTCAACAGCGCAACGCGCGAAATCAACAATATTTACGATGCCCAGCTTATCGACGATGCGAACGTTATCTGGAATCTGCTGCGCCGCCCGATGGAAAGAGCGCCGGACCGCTCTCCCAAGCAGATCGAAGACATCGACTTCAACATGGACAACCAGCTGGCCTTCAATGAGGACGCCGACGACTACGCCGATGCCCACATGTTTCGTGCCTGGGCGGACGGCCATATTCGCTTCTACAGCAGCACGGCGTTCCCGTCCGACGTGCCGCAACAGAAGGAAGGCTTCACCACGCTCACCTATAACGGAGAGGAATGGCGGGTCTACTCCCTGCCGATACCGAACACCACCATGGTCATGGAGATCGGCGAGAAGATCGCTCTTCGGGAAACGCTGGTTTCCAACATCGTGCTCAATCTCTTCTTTCCACTGCTCGTGCTCGTGCCGGTCATAGGCTTTCTCATCTGGCTCGGCATCAACAGCGGCTTGCGGACGATCCACGGGCTGGTGCGCCAGATCCGCACCCGGTCGCCCGACGATCTCTCCGCCATCCCCGTCGAAGGTTTGCCGCGAGACTTGTTGCCGCTCGGCCGCTCGATCAACCAGCTTCTCGAGAAACTAGGTCACTCATTGACGCTCGAGCGGCGCTTCTCCGATCTTGCCGCACATCAGTTGCGTACCCCGCAAGCCAGCGTGAAGCTGTTGCTGCAGATGCTGGGCAATAGCGACAGCGAGCAGGAACGACAGACGATCATCGCCGATCTCGTGGCCAGCAACAATCGCGCCATACATCTGATCGAGCAATTGTTGCGACTGGCCCGAGTAAGCCATCATCCCCTTAATCCGATCCCTGTCCAGCTTCACCATCTGGTGGCCTCGGTACTGGCGGAATTCGGCAACATCATCACCAGCCGGCAGCTTGATGTCTCGCTGGACGGTGGTGAAACGGCGCAGGTCAAAACCGATGAATCGCTGCTGCGCATGATGATCAGCAATCTGTTGGACAACGCCATCAAATACACGCCCGTCGCCGGCAGGATCGAAGTGGTGATCACATCCGAAAGCGATCTTTGGCGGGTATCGATCAGCGACAGCGGGCCAGGTATTCCACCCGATGAGCGTGCGGCAGTCTTTCAGCGGTTCTATCGGCTCGATACGCTTCATACCGATGGCGCAGGCCTTGGTCTTGCAATTGTCGCCGATACCGCGGACCGGCTCGCCGCGACGATCGAGCTATCGACGCCGCGTTGGGGCGGGGGTCTGCGGGTTGATCTGCGACTGCCCAAAAGCAGATAA
- a CDS encoding response regulator transcription factor, whose amino-acid sequence MRVLLVEDDNILGSSLKKALEKHAYGVDWMRDGESGLEAAQHSHFAAVILDINLPQLNGMEVLRRVRQRGNSVPILLLTALDAVRQKVEGLDEGADDYLVKPFDLDELLARLRALIRRRDGRTESLIRCGDVEIDPSAMVARKGNAQVHTTAKEFHLLKLLMERSGRYVTKNDIEYALYDAENTVESNAIEVTIYNLRKKLGTDFIKSIRGVGYMIER is encoded by the coding sequence GTGCGTGTTCTGCTTGTTGAAGACGATAATATTCTTGGATCATCCCTCAAGAAGGCTTTGGAGAAGCATGCTTACGGCGTCGATTGGATGCGGGATGGCGAGTCTGGCCTGGAAGCTGCGCAGCATTCGCATTTCGCGGCTGTTATCCTCGATATCAACCTGCCGCAGCTCAACGGCATGGAGGTATTGAGGCGCGTTCGGCAGAGGGGCAATTCCGTGCCCATCCTGTTGCTGACCGCGCTCGACGCCGTACGCCAGAAAGTGGAAGGGCTCGACGAGGGTGCCGACGACTATCTGGTCAAGCCGTTCGATCTCGACGAGCTACTGGCCCGCCTGCGCGCGCTGATCCGTCGCCGCGACGGGCGAACCGAAAGCCTCATACGATGCGGCGATGTCGAGATCGATCCGTCGGCGATGGTCGCCCGCAAAGGGAATGCGCAGGTTCATACCACCGCGAAGGAATTTCATCTGCTGAAGCTGCTGATGGAGCGCAGCGGCCGATACGTGACCAAGAACGATATCGAATATGCGCTTTATGATGCTGAGAACACCGTCGAGAGCAACGCGATCGAAGTGACGATCTACAATCTGCGCAAGAAGCTGGGCACAGATTTCATCAAATCGATCCGCGGCGTTGGATATATGATCGAGCGATGA